The genomic window CTTTCTCATAAGGTAATGATTTGAAAAACTCTACTACTTTATATTCGAAGTTTAAGAAATAGGCCTTATCATCAGGATGCATAATGTTCATCATGAATTCAACAGAGAAATCCTGTGATTCATAGCCTAAAATAGCTTTAATATTTTCACTTACCACCTCCAATTCTGCCGTATACATACTGAACACATAATAGTAGCAATCTCCTGCATGAAAAATATTCAGTAATCGTTTATATAAATCTATTTGGTTTTGTAATTTATCAATATCCGGATTAGTCTCTTTTTTGGTAACCGTTTTCCAGAATTTTTTAGCAGTTATGAAAAAATGATCATTTGTTTTCATCGCTTAGATTGTATTTACCATTTAACCTATAGAAATAAATTAAATTCACAATTATTTAATTTATTTTAAACTATCTCTAAAATACGCAAATAAAACATAAGTATTATAAAATATAAACAAAATCCCGGAAAATAATTCCGGGATTTTATATAGTTAGCAAAAAATTTTATTTAAAAATATAACTCACACTTAGGCTAAGTACTTGTTCAGACTTGTTCTTAGCTGAATTGGGATCCAGTTTTGACTCATCTAAATCCGGATATGTATCAGATAATCCAAAATCATATTTAAAAGCTACCTCCAGTTGTCTTTTGTAGCTATACCCCATTCCGATGCCGATTCCTAAATTAAGAGAATTAGCCTTTCCCAGCGCGTCTTCTTTATAGATAGCCCTGCTTTCGTTTTTCACCGTTTGATCGATCAAAAAGTTAAATCTAGGCCCCACCATTCCAAAGAATTCGGATTCCGCTTCAGAAAAATACCCTTTAAAATATACAGGTACACTCAGATAATTATTTGCGTATACCGCATCATATCCAGCAGTTCCTTTAGCATCTTTATCTTTTCCTGTTTCTCCGGCACCATAATATAATACTTCCGG from Chryseobacterium camelliae includes these protein-coding regions:
- a CDS encoding porin family protein, with translation MKKLLLTSTLALSTLSFAQIDFRSTRFGVTAGPNYSRVKNAHNPSGPRFTAHGGFLALIPIGKANQFYLQPEVLYYGAGETGKDKDAKGTAGYDAVYANNYLSVPVYFKGYFSEAESEFFGMVGPRFNFLIDQTVKNESRAIYKEDALGKANSLNLGIGIGMGYSYKRQLEVAFKYDFGLSDTYPDLDESKLDPNSAKNKSEQVLSLSVSYIFK